In Gossypium hirsutum isolate 1008001.06 chromosome D01, Gossypium_hirsutum_v2.1, whole genome shotgun sequence, the genomic window ATAAAGTTTAATTGATCTATTGATGTCTTATTATCATAAATATAAATTGTCATACGAGGGTAGCAGATATAAATAAAGTATAAATGACAAATATTCTATCTATATTAAAGATATGGCCTCGGATAATACAAGATCATTAGAGCTCTCGAGTTATAATCATAACCAACTAAAATACATCAAAATTGTAAAACTTTCTCCAACATAAAATAGGGTGGTGTGAAGCCAAAGAGATGATGACATTTTGGGCTGCCTTGATTTTAGAGTGGAGTTATAATTATATAGGTCAAAAAGCCAAGAAATTAGGGCAAGTAAAGGcaattaaaacttataaaagcAAATTGAAGGCcgatgctttaatttcataagaATTATTATAATGTAACTTTCACAATGTTTAAATTGATTTTACAAACAATTGAAAAAGTGGGTGAACtcgtaaagaaaatatttttcgagtcttaaatttttaaaaattatttaaatagacctaaaaaatgaaaagaaaaacattataattttatataattgttGAGTGTTTTTTTTTATCGCTCTAAGATGGTGatgtttgtatatttatatgatatgaataCTGTTCATTGATATGACATATTAGGTAGGTTTCATACATATAAACACATATCCTACTTTAAACCTAACACGTGTAACTTCGCAGGAAAGCAAGCTTGATCTGCAAGCTTAGCCTGCGAGCTCAATAAAATCCGACCCAAACCCATTCGAGTTTTTGGACCAATGATAGCAATTATCCTACCAATAATAATAGTATTTATACCAGATTTTTTAAATCCCTAGGCCACATGTATGTATTGTAGGGGTGATagatattgaaaaattaaattgaattttgactgatttatttaatttctaacaaGTTAGGTTAGGTCAAGTGAATTAGATAATAGAGAATTCAGTTATACAAACTTTGGTAAATCACTAATTTTCgcacaatttaaattttaaagaaattttaatttgataacttTGAAATTGagtttatatatttcattatagGTTATTATCATACCTGTTTCTTTTTTATACAAGGTTTAGAACTACGCATAGCGCCTCCCCAACtattaaataggaggataatgcgcttcagcacactcgaacccacgtcctcttaTACTGATAACAATGTCAATACCAATTGTGTTAGGACTTACTCGACTATATATATTCTTGttggaaaaatatgaaattttaactgttttatttaatttctgaCACGTTATTAGGTCAACTGAATTGTTTTTGGGGGTGAAAAATTGATCAACTGAATTAATAACAAGGGAATTTCAGTTGTTAAAACTTTGGTCAACTTGTGGTATTTTCCCAGAAAATAATTAATATCCTAAAACCTTAGCAGCATTTTTTGGTAATAAAGTATGAGTCTACAAGCCACTCTTGAGTCAGTCAGTCTCTCAAGGTATTATTCCACAGACTAGTTAGGTTTTTACCTGATTAATAGTATtcaattttcttgaattttgaaaataccCTTTTggtgtttttttcttctttttttagttATGAAAATGCCCTTTTGTTTATTAAGAGCTTaccaaaaaattatataacaaaataaataaaagaaagggtaCTATTTACATTTTGACTTTCTTACATTTATgattaaaaaagagagagaagtaGGTGCCTGTATCCaacaaaaatttattatataaaaatataaaaaagataacAGTCAACTAAAATAGACCGAATCAAGTTTAAATTCTGGAATCGATATTGTTGGCTGTACTCAGACCGTAAAAGGGATGGAGATATATGTggtttatacaaaataaaaaagaagaagataaagttACCTTCATAGAATATTTGTATTTTGTAGaaaatatgaattataagttAAACTCGATTGATGGGTGATTTGACACTTAAAAGAAATAGTATAGATATatgattttatttcatttgaatacaaatttataaataatttgtgGAAAGATTTGGTTATTCATTCAAGTTGATATGTTAGATTCAACTAAAATTGAATATAagattattagttaaattttatgttggaattgagataaaattataaaaatttgggatttaaaagctaaaatttaaaagaacttgaattaaaatattaatttttgggATGGGTTAAAAatgcaatttattcatttaaccaattgaattattgattttttttcatttaattaaagggttaaaaaaacttaaattgaattattaatttttaaaatgtgctaaattaaaattattttatttgatcaAAGGAGCCAAAACCTTGACTACTCTCTAGATTTGCCATTGGTttaattattagaaaaaaaatagggtaaactacaaaaatagttacttttgtttgtctcagattacattttagttacttatgtttaaaatgttacgttttagtcacttgcGTTATTACGAAGTGGTCATTCTACCGTTAAGTtccattacctccctaacggcaatcctacgtggcagtccaaattaaatttatttaattagaaaccTAATTTTATCCCAGCAACTGGACATCCAatttggcatttaaaacccatttggactgccacataagactgtcgttagggaggtaacggagtttaatggtagagtgatcacttcgtaacaaaacgataaaataagtgactaaaacgtaacatttcaaacataagttactaaaatgtaatctgaggtaaacaaaattaactatttttgtagtttaccaaaaaaattataaatagaatACAAAggattctttaaaaaaattgtgaGGTTTAATAAGCGATTGACACGTAATAGTGAAGTTAAAGGGGAGCTGGCGATGGTATTTGTTAGAAACATACTACTGTAAAACAAAAACCGATAGCACTGACAAGAGAATAAAAACAATTGAgtgtaaataaaaaaagaatcacTGTGTCGTTGAAGAACCACTGTCTTAGAAGCAAATATATCTTGATTGGTGTAGTGTAGTGGGCATCGCCCCCTAAGATTAACACAGTACTTAAATATTCATACACCCCCAAATAAAGAATGTGGAACACAATTGGTATTGCTCTTCTCACAAAGGAATCGAAACTTGAAAACAAAAGCTTTGAAAGAAACAGTCGAGCTGTGGGAGAAAAGATTGCTTGTTATAGTTAAAAATGAGAAGAATGACTTGCTATTTATACTGTTTTTTGAATGGGCAAAACGATAAAATAATAGTGTCAGTTTCCAATAATAGCAGAGGATTAATATTTTGCAATAGTCAAAGGATTTTTCCTCAACCGAAAATATTCTTGAAAACAAAATTTACTTCTTTGCATTACCACCAGTGTTGGCTCTCCCAAAAGTAGTAGAATTATTTTAAAATCTCTTTAGAAATTGTAAGAATATAGATTAGTACagtagtaaaattttattttgaccctccaaacatttataatttacttttaattcttcatgaaaaatttctaattttactCGCGATGACACAATACACTTACAACgagaaaattcaaatttaaactctaaaAAAGATATTATTGAGAATAACAATCACaacccaaaaaaaataatttcttttaactcTAAAACCAACATTAATCACAATTTTCAAACATCTAACCCAATACAATATCTAacgaaaaaaaaatccaagaattgAGAATCCAAAACACACAGTTGAATATGTCCATAACTGTAAACCTTCCACTTGACAAGATTCTTAgtagaatattatatatatatatatactcgtAGACATGATGGGTACGTTGCAAGATACGCAAAATGTTTTCATTCGATGTCAaccaaaaatacattaaaaaatgataaaattgggATACCAAAGAGTGGGGCTGTGACAGCAAATCATTGATGTTCCAAACCTGGCCTTAATCCAACAACATGTATAAGCTGGCATTTTTAGGTGGTAGTGAGCACTAGCACTGACCCTCTTTGCAATACTTTCTTTTTgggttaatataacttttagtctttatatttcaCAATTATCTTACTTTTTGTCTACTTTAGTCCCCGAAACTTGAAGACTAAGTTCTTTTGATCCCTAAACTTGGCAAATGTAAAGAGATTGATGATGTGACATTCTTAGATTTTGTCATGTTATCActtggaaattaaaaaaaaaggttaaaaatgatgttagtccctatactttgaaaaaagaagaagatatagTCCATGTATTTAAACAGTTAAAAATTAAGTCctcttactttttttatttaaaactctcAAGTATTCCAAGTTTTGATTATGTTGTTCTGATATGACTGACTgaaaataaacatgataaattgataaattttgacaaaaactgccaacaatgataataattagattaggatttttaACTTGAAAACGTGGAATGATTGagcttttaacttttaaagtacaaggattaaatctcaaattctatTCAAGGATAAAAGactaatagcatattttaaccttaaaaaaatgttttaaaatcttCAATTGATGACATGGCTTAATCACATCAGCATTTCTGGATAGAATTCAAGTTTGGAGACTAAAATGAACTTAGTTGTCAAGTTCAGATATCAAAGTGGACTCAAAACAAGTACAGATACCAAAGTGGATCTAATTACCAAGTTCAGGGACTAAAGTTATATTAACccttctttaattttaaaaaaaacgtaGTCCATGTTGCACGCCAGTGACGTATTGGATGGTGAGCTTTCAAATGGGGGATGGGCCCACCATCAGATTCCTAGGTCCAAAatcagtttttttaaaaaaaatctcaagaTCCTGACCGTTTAAATGGGGCAttgttttttttgcttttttgttttgtttttattttcggggaaactgaaatttcatttttgttttaacTCTGAACTTGTCAATTCATTACAATCTGGTCCCCCCTAAGagaacaaaaagaaacaaaacaacaacaacaataaaataaaaaaaaatccattaactattgattaatttaattatgttattttggaATATTTTTAAAGTGCAATCTTTGAGTCTTGACCAATTCAAGGATCATATTTGATTATTCATTTTGTCATtctggttttaattttttttctagtccTTTTGGTtctcaacttttaaaatttagttaaattaccttttttagatgaaaaattaactagattgttaaaattttaacagtgttGACGTCATAgacattaaaaattcaaaaaataataaaaatattaacaaaattaaacGAAAGATTCAGGAAAAATCTCCATTCACCAGTGAAGTATATACGTAAACTATCAAGTAAGCTTTCATGTCACTGCCATTAAAATTTAACAGTTCAATCAGTTTTTTCGTCCAAGACagaaatttgagtaaaaattagGGTCaaagtagaggtgctcatgggccgggccgggctgggcccagAAAAATTTTAGCCCGcatcctaggcccgggcccgacccaaaatatgggcctgtAATTTTGTCCAGGCTCGGCCCGGGAAAAAATTCCTAAGCTTGAGTCCGgcccatttttttattaaacaccaaaaatttattttaaaaataaaaaaataaaaaaaaaatattttaaaattattttaaaattaaaaaataaaaaaaattattatatattcgggccgggcccaggccaaaaaagtggtgaccgaggcccggcccgttttctaaacgggcttcattttttgcccaaacctatatttcaggcctatatttttacccgaatcctctcatatttcgggcgggccatcgagccgggccgcccggcccataaGCACCTCTAGGTCAAAGTGACAAAAgtagataaatataaattaatcaaattaatactatttaaattaatactatttgataagttttttttaaaaaaatatttatatattgaaaaaatgagaagaaaaaaacaaagagaaatgaagaaaaggAGATTGTTTGTTTGAAGGGAGGGAGTGGGAAGTTTAGTGAGATATTGTCAAAAGGTTAGATAAGCTGCCGCCAAATGGCGATTTTCtcttctaattaattaattaagtttggtGTGATTTATTTGTGGGTAACCCTTCCTACCAAAccttcatttaatttaatttaactgcCTAATTATGTCTTATAGGAAACTACTTTTTATATCTCCATCTAATATCAGAAATAATAATATAGTTAAAACTCATATCTggtgttgattgagtcttagtttgacTGGTACCaatattgttgtcaatacagGAGAACGTGAGTTCGAGTACACTAAAacgcattatccttctatttaaagGTTGGGGAAGGATTATTTAATCTCAAATTTCAAGATTCTCAAAACTTCAACAttaccaataaaaaaatataaagaaaatttaatacAAGCAGGCCAGAACCGAGCCCGAGCCTCTAAaacaggcctaaaattttactACAATCCGACTcgacccaacccatgatcacATCTAGAAAATATATACCAATTACTAATACAATATGATATGCTAAAAGTATAGAAATATGATTAGAATGTACTAATGTCtccaaatttatataatatgaatcattaatatgttaaaatttatttaaataaaatatatgaaaactaTACAACTAGTCatctaatttgtttttaaaaaaattcattttaagcactcaaaattttttttttacaaaatgagAATATACGATATATAATTTATTCATCTTAATCACTCTCGTTAAAATTACAAACGGATATCCATATTGTGATTCCAACTAATTACCCATTTGATTATTCTTTTATTAGCTTCAGTTACacataaaaaaacatgaaaactTAAGATCAAAGACGTTTTACTTGCACAATCCACTAATATACCCTAACGAAAAGATTACGTGAACAATCAAATTCGTTAAACTTttccaattaaaaaaaaacatcaaccatgcatgttgcatgcaaaaataaaattattaatatattttaatatttatagttaaattaattgttaagaaataaaattttaatattaattgctTGTGTCAGTCATccaaaatgtatgaatgaagaatttgttgaagttGTCCATCTACctaaaacaacaaaacaaaatttgtacatatatatatacaattgctATGAAAGGCCCCATTTTTTGCACCTTCAAACAAGTTTACAATTTGGTACAAAGGGAAAAAAACAAGCAAgttttgttcttttttaaaaaaaatagaaaattattttaaattcctGAACCGGgttaatatttcaaattttgacatatttaattataaaaatacaatggTGTTTATAGATTAGATTGGATTGGATTaattgaaagttgaattctatccGACCATTGTataagtcaaaatcaaatcttGATGTATCTTCACTGGTGCAAGTGGttggcaatttggtcattttagttttataAGTTTACGGTAAAAAGATTTTTTCGATTTCTCTTAATTTCGATATTGAGTAAATTGGTCTCTAAAAATAGAGCCATTTAGTCCTTGTCAATTTCAAAAGTAAGCAATTAGGATAATTAATCAAGTCATTAATGTTTTCCAGAAATTGTACATCATTTTGATTGATTTAATAAGTTTTGTCAACTTAGTTCTGATTCATTTACACATTTCTGGCTAGATTTGTTAAACCAGAACTAAATTGACAATATCATTATGCCAATCAAAATTGTGtacaattgatgaaaaatattaataCGGTGATTACTTTTTTTTAGTTGATCTCTTTCAAAACTCAGAATGATTTGATttgcttcaattttttttgaaggagatcaatttgctcaatatcaaaattgagagggaCTAAATAGGTTATTTTACCCAAATTTGCCTTATCTTTGAACTATTATTTTCTTGGTTCACAAAAGGTAGCTAGGCTGGCTTGAATTACGAtactttaatgaaattaaaaaataaaaaataaataaaaatctttgATAGCCATTTCTCGTTTAcaataaaaagaaagggaaagagagagaattgaaaaaaagagaaaacataAGCTATcttttcaaagcaaaaaaaaagaaaaagaaacaaaagcaaaGAGATAATTAAGAGAGGAATTCGAGGAAGaagaagggttttttttttcaaaaaaaattgctttttttctcttttgtgtGAAGAAGCTGGAGCTATCAAAGATGATGCAGATTGAGCAGCAACAACAGCAGCCCCAGCAACAACAAAACCAGTTAATGGTTCAAAACTCTGGGAGTTTAAGCTTTAGCAGTCACTTGTCTAAAGAAGATGAAGAGATCTCTAAATCAGCTCTTTCTACTTTTAGAGCTAAAGAAGAAGAgattgaaaggaagaagatggaAGTTAGAGAAAAAGTTCAGCTTCAGTTAGGTCGTGTTGAAGAAGAAACTAAACGTCTGGCTGTGATTCGTGAGGTTTGTTTCAAAACGcaagttcaaaatttttcttgaaaaaagatgagtttctttttaaatgttctaaagttcttggtttcAAACAagttcacttctttttttttggtcaattTCTGTAAAAGAACAAACTTTAGAGGGTCAAATAGTAATGAAATTTCATGATCTGGGCTTGGATGTGAGGGTCTTTCAGGTTTATCCTTTGGATCTTGCAATGTGCAGATTTGTACTTAAAAGgttttgaatataaaaataagaacttgttagttaaatttttatgctttataaaTCAAAGGGTGCCCTTTTAAATGGTTGATTTCTATAGGAGCTTGAAGCACTTGCAGATCCTATGAGGAAGGAAGTTGCTCAGGTGAGGAAGAAGATTGATGCAGTTAACAAAGAATTGAAGCCGTTAGGGAACACTTGCCAGAAAAAGGTACCAACTTTTCCATTTATTTTGATTGTACCCATAGTACCATTTGTAATGGATTAAATCATGTCATTGAGTTTgggtttgttgtgaaattatgTTCTAGGAAAGGGAGTACAAGGAAGCCCTTGATGCATTCAATGAAAAGAACAAGGAAAAAGTACAACTAATCACAAAGTTAATGGAGGTTAGCTAGTTACTTAGTCTAAACTTAGAGATGAAAATGCAAAGTATCTCACTATGTCCTTAATCTGTTTGAACAGCTGGTGAGTGAAAGCGAAAAGTTAAGGATGAAGAAGCTGGAGGAGCTGAGTAAGAACATAGATTCCATACACTGATCATATAAGGAAAGAGAAGCCCTTTTAGCTTTGGTTTTAACT contains:
- the LOC107928226 gene encoding probable DNA double-strand break repair Rad50 ATPase, which produces MMQIEQQQQQPQQQQNQLMVQNSGSLSFSSHLSKEDEEISKSALSTFRAKEEEIERKKMEVREKVQLQLGRVEEETKRLAVIREELEALADPMRKEVAQVRKKIDAVNKELKPLGNTCQKKEREYKEALDAFNEKNKEKVQLITKLMELVSESEKLRMKKLEELSKNIDSIH